The segment CCCTCGGCATGAAACATAGAAATATCCTCGACTTTTACGCTCCTAATGTGTTCACCAATTTTAATTAAGAACCTGTTTTTAAAATTCTTCTGAAACTGCGACAATGCCAAACCAAGTTCCTCAAATTGCAGCCTTTGTTTTACCGGTGTTAGATTTTCGCGCATGCTTTTCAATTTTTCCAAACTCGAATACAAACTTTCGTAAGTTATGGGTTTCAACAAATAATCAATGCTGTTCAGCTTAAAAGCCTCGATTGCATATTCGTTGTAGGCAGTAACAAAAATAGCAGGAGTATTTATATTTATTTTTCTAAATATTTCGAAACACAAACCATCAGCCAAATGAATATCCAAAAAAAGTAGCTCGGGCTTAATTTTTGAATTTTTAAACCATTCAATAGTTTTCTGAACTGTTGAAATTTTGGCAAGAACCTCTATATCAGGATTGTATTTTTGCAGCAACATCTCAAGTTTTTCTGCTGCCGGTTTTTCATCTTCTATTATCAATACTTTCATTATCAATTATTTAATATTGAATTATCAAAGCTAAACTATTTTCAAATGTCAATATTATTAAAAATATTCTAAAATTTAATCCATCTTTAATAAAGGAATTTTTATTGTACATCCTTTTTCATTTTCATAAATATCCATTTGATTTTCAGTGTAATATGAATATGCTTTTTGAATATTTTGAAGTAAATTTTCTTTTTCCTTTTGTCCTATTAGTCGCTCACTTTTTACATAATTTAGTTGTAAAAACTCTCCTATAATTTCGCAATCAATTGTTAATGACTGATTTATAGAAACAATATTTTGGAAAACCGCTTTTCTAATAAAATATTGAACAGTGCATGGAATTATTCCAAAACTTAAATAATTGTTTCCAACATTCTTATTGAAAATTATGTTATTCGCAAAATTTGAGTTTAGA is part of the Bacteroidota bacterium genome and harbors:
- a CDS encoding response regulator transcription factor, whose protein sequence is MKVLIIEDEKPAAEKLEMLLQKYNPDIEVLAKISTVQKTIEWFKNSKIKPELLFLDIHLADGLCFEIFRKININTPAIFVTAYNEYAIEAFKLNSIDYLLKPITYESLYSSLEKLKSMRENLTPVKQRLQFEELGLALSQFQKNFKNRFLIKIGEHIRSVKVEDISMFHAEGRIVYLITKGKKRYIVDYILEDLEEILDPAMFFRVNRSFVININSISDVLVFSKSRLKIKLLQEFEKEIIVSRDKVSNLKIWLDGME